GCATTTTCGTAATGCTTGATCTGCGCACGGATGATCTTGGAGATCTCTTCAGGTTTCAGTTGCATCTTTGTTTGTTCACCACTCAATTCTTAAAAATCTTTCGGGTGGAAATTCGATCACAGTGTCACGGAAGCAATATCCCTGCGCAGGGCGGACAGACGGTTCTGCACCGTGCCGTCCAGCTCGGTGCCTTCGATATCCAGCCGGATGCCGCCCAGCACTGCCGGATCGACCTTTGTTTTCAGGTCGATGGTCTTGCCGGTGAGCTTTTCCAGCTTTTCGTGCAGGCTCTTTGCCTGCTGCTCCGTCATTGCCACTGCAGTGGTCGCCGTTGCTTCCAGAATGCCGTGCGCCTGATTGTAGCGCACACGGTAAGCCCGTGCACAGCCGGACAGCTCCCGCAGGGTGCCCTTCTCGCACAGGATCTTCAAAAAGTTCAGCACATAGAGGTGGACCTGATCCCGCAGTGCTTCATCCAGCAGGCCGCAGCGCTCTCTTTTGGGGATGCTGGGGGTGCTGAGCAGATGCAGGTAGTCCGGGTTTGCCTTAAAAAGCGCCACGGCTTCGTCCAGCTCACCCAGAATGCGGGCCTCCAGCCCTTCCTCCGCCGCCAGATCGTACAGGCTTCCGCCGTACATCCTTGCAGTCTCGGTCATGATGCTTCACCCACATTTTTGATAAATTCGTCGATCAGATCCTTGTGGTCCTTCTCGCTGATCTCACGCTCCACCACCTTGGAGGCGATCTCCATGGCGATGCCGCCGATCTCGTCCTTGACCTCGTTCACGGCCTTCTTGCGCTCCTGCGCAATGTCGGCTTCGGCTTTCTGCTTGAGGGCAGCAGCCTGCGCGCGGGCCTCGCCCACGATCTCTTCGCCGCGGGCGGTAGCCGTCTTCTGCGCATTGGCAACGATCTCGTTGGCCTCGGTGCGGGCATTCTGCAGGTTCTGCTCGTACTCTGCCTTCATGGCTTCGGCTTCGGTGCGCAGCTTGGTGGCATCGGCGATCTGGCTGTCTGCCTTCGCCTTGCGCTCTGCGATCACGTTTTTGACCGGATTCAGCAGGAACTTTTTGAAGATGAACAGCTGGATCATCAGGTTGCAGATCTGGGCCAGAAAGGTCCAGCCGTCCAGCGTGATCAACGCCTGGTACAGTTCCATAAGCGTCTCCTTTCGTTATTTTGTAAAAGGTTCCGCTTATGCCAGGAACTTCATGAACATACCGGGTGCCAGGAAGATCAGCAGCAGGCCGGTGACGAAGCCGTAAATACCGGTGGTCTCGGAAAGTGCAACGCCCAGGATCAGGGTGCTGGTAACGTCGCTCTTGCACTCGGGCTGACGGCCCACAGCTTCACAGGCAGCAGCTGCTGCGTTGCCTTCGCCGATACCGGGGCCGATACCTGCGATCAGTGCGCAGCCTGCGCCGATGCCGCAGCCTGCCAGAGCGATACCACGAGCGAGGTACTGAAAGTCAGTCATAAGATTTGTCCTCCAAAAAAGTTTTTTGTTTTGGGAGATGCCGTTGTGAGGGCTTAGTCCTCACCGGCAGCACGTTTGATGAAAATTGCGGTCAGGGTGCAGAAGATGAACGCCTGAATGCAGCCGCCGAACCAGTCGAAATACAGGCCCGTAAAGGCCGGGATGCCGATCTGGAACAGCTGGATCTGACTCAAGGCACCCGGCAGCCAGCCGAAAATGACGTGGCTCAGGCTTGCCAGCGCCCAGTACAGCAGTGTGGAAATGACCGTACCGGACAAGATGTTGCCAAAGTGACGGAACGCCATACTGACGGGGGTGGAAACCTCCGACAGCACATTGATGGGTGCCATGATGAAGATGGGGTCCAAAAGACCTTTCAGGTAGGAAAGGATGCCGTTGGTCTTGATCTTGTAGTACATGATCAGCACGAACACCACAATGGCCCACGCCGCCTCGGTGTTCAGGTCGGCTGTGGGGCTCCACAGGCCGATGACACTGATGAGGTTGCAGCCGATGCTCAGAGCGAAGATCGCGCCGATGAGCGGGATATACTTATCAAAGTGATAGCCCATGTTGTCGTGCACGAACTGATCCAGCCGTTCTACGATGAACTCGGCGGCGGCCTGCCGCTTTGAGACATTTTCCAGCTTGAGGTTGCTGCCCAGCCAGATGGCAAGACCCGAAAGCAGCGCCATGACGATCCAGGTGCTGACTAAGGTCTGGGAGATCTTGAAATCACCCAGCAGGGGGATGTCCGTATGGATGGTATACAGGATCTTTGCGCCGTTCAGTTCCATTTGTTACGTTTCACCCCCTTCGTCACGGGGTTCAGCTTCCGGCTCCGGTGCGGGTTCGGGGTCGTCCTCCACAGAGACGTCCACCGAAGGCCCGGCCGGTGCAAGAGGCTTGTACTTGCCGGTTATTTGCAGGTAGTAGATCGTAACGCGCGGGAAAAGCAGGGGCAGAACACCGGCAAACGGCTGGAACACCGGTGCCCCGATGGCAACGATGATCCACACCGCCTGCAAAAGCATCCGGACATTGTAGGAAGCCTGCAATGTCGCTTTGCGCCGTTTCTCATCCTGCTCGTCGATGACCTTCTGGCACACGAGGCAGATGCCCGCAAAGTTGCCGATGGCCACGGCCGCGCCGATGAGACTGCCCAGAACAACAGTGTAATCAAATTTCA
Above is a genomic segment from Faecalibacterium taiwanense containing:
- the atpH gene encoding ATP synthase F1 subunit delta; this translates as MTETARMYGGSLYDLAAEEGLEARILGELDEAVALFKANPDYLHLLSTPSIPKRERCGLLDEALRDQVHLYVLNFLKILCEKGTLRELSGCARAYRVRYNQAHGILEATATTAVAMTEQQAKSLHEKLEKLTGKTIDLKTKVDPAVLGGIRLDIEGTELDGTVQNRLSALRRDIASVTL
- a CDS encoding F0F1 ATP synthase subunit A — encoded protein: MELNGAKILYTIHTDIPLLGDFKISQTLVSTWIVMALLSGLAIWLGSNLKLENVSKRQAAAEFIVERLDQFVHDNMGYHFDKYIPLIGAIFALSIGCNLISVIGLWSPTADLNTEAAWAIVVFVLIMYYKIKTNGILSYLKGLLDPIFIMAPINVLSEVSTPVSMAFRHFGNILSGTVISTLLYWALASLSHVIFGWLPGALSQIQLFQIGIPAFTGLYFDWFGGCIQAFIFCTLTAIFIKRAAGED
- the atpF gene encoding F0F1 ATP synthase subunit B encodes the protein MELYQALITLDGWTFLAQICNLMIQLFIFKKFLLNPVKNVIAERKAKADSQIADATKLRTEAEAMKAEYEQNLQNARTEANEIVANAQKTATARGEEIVGEARAQAAALKQKAEADIAQERKKAVNEVKDEIGGIAMEIASKVVEREISEKDHKDLIDEFIKNVGEAS
- a CDS encoding ATP synthase subunit I gives rise to the protein MKLQPESKKELTRIACGTAICTAVMWVIFAALHLVGWVKFDYTVVLGSLIGAAVAIGNFAGICLVCQKVIDEQDEKRRKATLQASYNVRMLLQAVWIIVAIGAPVFQPFAGVLPLLFPRVTIYYLQITGKYKPLAPAGPSVDVSVEDDPEPAPEPEAEPRDEGGET
- the atpE gene encoding ATP synthase F0 subunit C — encoded protein: MTDFQYLARGIALAGCGIGAGCALIAGIGPGIGEGNAAAAACEAVGRQPECKSDVTSTLILGVALSETTGIYGFVTGLLLIFLAPGMFMKFLA